In one Pelecanus crispus isolate bPelCri1 chromosome 12, bPelCri1.pri, whole genome shotgun sequence genomic region, the following are encoded:
- the LOC104025750 gene encoding 3 beta-hydroxysteroid dehydrogenase type 7: MDKAWVYLVTGGCGFIGEKIVELLSQQDYIKEVRVFDSVAREEVEKFTTATTHVTVMKGDIQDYNLLLAAMRGVHVVIHTAAIVDYRNTVPFWEMKSVNVGGTENVLRACCVLNVPYVVYTSSIAAVGPNTLHEPMFRGNEDTEYSGEVELPYGKTKAMAEKLVFEANGKKLSNGDKLTTCIIRANAVYGERATFLQELYLFAKARNGVLNYLEPENTERNYTYVGNVAWMHVLAARNLQLKPDLLAGQVYYSYDDTPTRKGFLIRHQLLSSMDPSVRLGSHIPYWKMWLMIQLHRIIKVILYPFWKPQPFLNLPLINTIVTTFSYETDKAFRHFGYKPLFTWKESKHRTAQWLKAAAGHLETPQLHEKKN, encoded by the exons ATGGATAAAGCATGGGTCTACCTGGTGACAGGAGGATGTGGTTTTATTGGGGAGAAGATTGTAGAGCTCCTGTCTCAACAAGACTACATCAAAGAAGTCAGAGTTTTTGATTCAGTAGCAAGAGAAGAAGTAGAAAAATTCACCACAG CTACCACTCATGTGACAGTGATGAAAGGAGACATTCAAGACTACAATCTGCTCCTTGCTGCCATGCGGGGAGTTCACGTGGTTATTCACACAGCTGCTATTGTGGACTACAGAAACACTGTGCCCTTTTGGGAAATGAAATCTGTCAACGTTGGGG GTACTGAAAATGTGTTAAGGGCCTGCTGTGTCCTGAATGTCCCATATGTTGTCTACACAAGCTCCATTGCTGCGGTGGGGCCCAATACGTTGCATGAGCCCATGTTCAG AGGAAATGAGGACACCGAATACAGTGGGGAAGTGGAGCTGCCTTATGGGAAGACAAAGGCCATGGCAGAAAAACTTGTATTTGAAGCCAATGGAAAAAAG CTGAGCAACGGTGATAAACTCACAACCTGCATCATCCGTGCAAACGCAGTGTATGGGGAGAGGGCAACATTTCTTCAGGAGTTGTATTTGTTTGCCAAAGCCAGGAACGGTGTGTTGAACTACTTAGAGCCTGAAAACACAGAGCGTAATTACACATACGTGG GGAATGTTGCATGGATGCATGTTCTTGCAGCAAGGAACTTGCAGCTGAAACCAGACTTACTCGCTGGACAAGTGTATTATTCCTATGATGACACTCCAACAAGAAAAGGTTTTCTGATCAGGCATCAGCTGTTGTCCTCTATGGACCCCTCAGTAAGACTAGGCTCACACATCCCTTACTGGAAGATGTGGTTAATGATACAATTGCACAGGATAATCAAGGTCATCTTGTACCCTTTCTGGAAGCCACAGCCTTTTCTAAACTTGCCTTTAATCAACACGATAGTCACCACCTTCTCCTATGAGACAGACAAAGCCTTCAGGCATTTTGGGTACAAACCCCTCTTCACCTGGAAAGAGAGCAAGCACAGAACTGCACAGTGGTTgaaagcagctgcagggcacCTGGAAACCCCCCAACTTCATGAAAAGAAGAACTAA